The Clostridia bacterium genomic sequence GATAGTAATTGGAGCGGGCACGGTTTTGGATGCAGCCACAGCGAGAATCTCTATTCTCAACGGGGCTGAATTCGTGGTAAGTCCCCATTTGGATGAGGAGATTATACGCCTGGCCCACCGTTATCAGAAAGTTGTTATGCCGGGCACAATGACAGTAACCGAGATGGTAAAAGCCATGGAGGCAGGAGCCGATATCGTCAAGTTTTTCCCTGGCAACCTTTTTGGTCCGGCTGCAGTAAAAGCTATCCGGGGACCACTGCCCCAGGTTCCTCTTTGCCCCACGGGAGGGGTCAGCTTAAACAACGTTGCTGATTGGATCAAGGCTGGGGTAGTAGCAGTGGGAGTAGGCAGCGAACTCACCAAAGGGGCCAAGACAGGAGATTTCGAGCAAGTAACCATGACGGCCAGGCAGTTTGTGGAGGCTATTGGGCGGGCCCGAGCCTAGCGAGGTATAAACACCGCTATCGGACTATGATCTAAAAGCGACTCAGCACTCAATTTAAGGGCCGTAAGGGCGGAGTTTGGCCCGGGTCAGATATCCCCTGTCGGGTCATCGTATGCCAACAGTTGAGTGCTGGGCGGAGCAAAGGACCAGTGTTTCAGTTAGGAGAAAATGATTTATCGGAGGAGGATACGTCGATGCCCAAGGTAGTCACTTTTGGAGAGATTATGCTTCGTCTTTCTACACCAGGGAATCAACGCTTCATTCAGGCCCAAAGCTTTGAAGTTACTTACGGCGGAGCCGAGGCCAATGTAGCTGTCTCCTTGGCTAACTACGGATTGGATGCCTATTTTGTAACCAAGCTTCCAGCTAACCCGATTGGGCAAGCAGCTCTGAATCACCTTCGCCGGTACGGGGTTCACACCGACTACATTCTCAGGGGTGGGCCCCGACTGGGTATCTACTTTCTAGAATCGGGGGTGGCTCAGCGACCATCCAAGATCGTATATGATCGCCTACCCTCGGCTTTATCCGAGGCTTTGCCTGAGGAGTTCAAGTGGCAGGACATTTTTAAAGGAGCTTCTTGGTTCCATTTTACTGGGATTACCCCGGCCTTATCAGTCAACGCATCTCAAGCTACGGTCGAGGCTGCCAAAGCGGCAAAGGCTCAGGGGGCGACAGTCAGCTGCGACCTTAATTACCGCAAGAACCTTTGGAGCCCTGAGCGAGCCAATCAAGTAATGACCGAAGCCATGCAATATGTGGATGTCCTTATAGCTAACGAGGAAGATGCCGAGAAGGTGTTTGGCATTAAGGCTTCATCTAGCGATGTCAGCGCTGGGAAACTTAGCGAGGCGGGGTACCGAGAAGTGGCCAGGCAGTTGGCAGATAGGTTTGGTCTAAGCTACGTGGCTATAACTTTGCGGGAGAGCCTGTCTGCCTCCCAGAATGGCTGGTCCGGGCTATTGTTCCACCAGGGTTCATTTTATCGTTCCCCTCGATACAACATTACTCCTATTGTTGATCGGGTTGGCGGTGGCGATTCCTTCGGAGGCGCTTTGATCTATTCGCTACTGGCTGGCAAGGACCCGCAGGATGCCCTGAATTTTGCGGTTGCTGCCTCCTGCCTGAAGCATAGCATTCCTGGAGATTTCAACCTCGTGGGCGTAGAAGAAGTGGAGCTGCTGGCACGCGGAGATGCTTCTGGCCGGGTACAGCGTTGACCGCTTAACCTGGGGAGAGGATTTTGCCCACCTTGGCCGAACTATTAACTTGCCTCGATCGCATCTGGTCAAGGTTGGGATGGTTTATGCAAGATATCGATAAAATCATCAGGTGCATAGCTTTAGAGAATGGGGCTCAGTTAGTAGGGGTCGCTGCCACTGCTGAGGTTGAGGGCGAAACGACAGCGGCCCCCACTTTTATCCCTGGAAGGCCCCAGATTGCCAGGTGGGGCACCCCCATTTTGTCTGCTGAACTTAAAGTCTTTCCCAGGGCCGTCGTAATTGGCGTTCCAGTCTTGCGATCAGTCTTGGACACCCTGAAGGATGGTCCCAATCATATTTATTACCATCACTACCGCCAGATCAATCTGCTCCTGGATCAAGTAGCCCTAAAAATAGGCCTTTATCTTGAAAAAGCCGGATATAAATCCATCCCAATAGCTGCCTCGCAGATCGTGGACTGGGAAAGTCAACGGGCCTATGTCTCGCACAAGGAGCTGGCTCGCCTGGCTGGCCTTGGGTGGCGCGGCCGTAACAACTTGTTAGTTACAGAAAAATGGGGTGCTGCGGTCAGGCTTGCTAGCATTCTTACCGATGCTCCATTGGCAACAGGATTACCTCTGGACCGGGACTGCGGGAACTGTTATGCTTGTGTTAGAGTCTGCCCGGCTGGCGCAATAAAGAGAGACGTCTCCCGATTTGATCACTTGGCTTGCTTTCAAGAGCTCAGGCAGCTTAGTCGGGAACGTAATATAGGACAATACATCTGTGGTTTATGCATAAAAGCTTGTTACAGAGGCGGTGGCTGTGGGCAAAGTTAGGTGGCCAGACCCAGCTAAAATCTTTGCTGGCCTTTTAACTTCGCATCCTGATTTGCTGGCGGAAGCCAAAGTAAGGCTGGTTGCTCATTTAGGTCCCATAGATCTGGAAAGCGAAGTTTGGGACTTCAAGTTCACCGACTACTATCAAAAGGAAATGGGGCCAAAGCTGAAGCGGCAGTTTGTAAGCTTTAGTCACTTGCAGTCTCCGGAGGAGCTCCCGAGGATTAAAATACTTACTAATCAAATTGAATGGGACTTGGCAGTTGAAGGTAAGCGGCGCGTAAATATTGATCCAGGTTATGTAAACTTGGCTAAGTTGGTTCTAGCTACTACCAAGGACTATTCGCACCGATTATACCTAGGTCACG encodes the following:
- a CDS encoding bifunctional 2-keto-4-hydroxyglutarate aldolase/2-keto-3-deoxy-6-phosphogluconate aldolase, which encodes MFPKLETLKRIVDCGIIAVVRAENPEVALKIAEAVKAGGVEVIEITMTVPGAPDVIKALAQAYSKGEIVIGAGTVLDAATARISILNGAEFVVSPHLDEEIIRLAHRYQKVVMPGTMTVTEMVKAMEAGADIVKFFPGNLFGPAAVKAIRGPLPQVPLCPTGGVSLNNVADWIKAGVVAVGVGSELTKGAKTGDFEQVTMTARQFVEAIGRARA
- a CDS encoding DUF4416 family protein; protein product: MGKVRWPDPAKIFAGLLTSHPDLLAEAKVRLVAHLGPIDLESEVWDFKFTDYYQKEMGPKLKRQFVSFSHLQSPEELPRIKILTNQIEWDLAVEGKRRVNIDPGYVNLAKLVLATTKDYSHRLYLGHGIYGEVTLIYRKGGWQALPWTYMDYRSQSYLEFFLRLRELYQRQLRSATSYQQALSCGRLEDKLPNQEGV
- a CDS encoding epoxyqueuosine reductase produces the protein MQDIDKIIRCIALENGAQLVGVAATAEVEGETTAAPTFIPGRPQIARWGTPILSAELKVFPRAVVIGVPVLRSVLDTLKDGPNHIYYHHYRQINLLLDQVALKIGLYLEKAGYKSIPIAASQIVDWESQRAYVSHKELARLAGLGWRGRNNLLVTEKWGAAVRLASILTDAPLATGLPLDRDCGNCYACVRVCPAGAIKRDVSRFDHLACFQELRQLSRERNIGQYICGLCIKACYRGGGCGQS
- a CDS encoding sugar kinase → MPKVVTFGEIMLRLSTPGNQRFIQAQSFEVTYGGAEANVAVSLANYGLDAYFVTKLPANPIGQAALNHLRRYGVHTDYILRGGPRLGIYFLESGVAQRPSKIVYDRLPSALSEALPEEFKWQDIFKGASWFHFTGITPALSVNASQATVEAAKAAKAQGATVSCDLNYRKNLWSPERANQVMTEAMQYVDVLIANEEDAEKVFGIKASSSDVSAGKLSEAGYREVARQLADRFGLSYVAITLRESLSASQNGWSGLLFHQGSFYRSPRYNITPIVDRVGGGDSFGGALIYSLLAGKDPQDALNFAVAASCLKHSIPGDFNLVGVEEVELLARGDASGRVQR